The following coding sequences lie in one Bacteroidota bacterium genomic window:
- a CDS encoding SufE family protein, translating to MTEEKTIESAEQELIEEFSMFEDTFDKFGYLIDLGKNLKPLEESLKTENRLIKGCQAHVWLYSELKDGKIFFKADADADYARGLVAMMIRVLSGHTPDEIMNAPLNFIEAIGLKNMLSMKRAGGLASMIKQMKLDALVYKSKV from the coding sequence ATGACAGAAGAGAAAACGATAGAAAGCGCTGAACAAGAACTCATAGAGGAATTCTCCATGTTTGAAGATACATTTGACAAATTCGGATACCTGATTGACTTGGGAAAAAATCTGAAACCATTGGAAGAATCACTGAAAACAGAAAACAGATTAATCAAGGGATGCCAGGCACACGTATGGCTCTATAGCGAATTGAAAGACGGGAAAATTTTTTTCAAAGCCGATGCAGACGCAGATTACGCACGAGGATTAGTTGCGATGATGATTCGCGTTCTGTCAGGACACACGCCCGATGAAATCATGAACGCACCTTTGAATTTTATAGAAGCAATTGGTTTAAAAAATATGCTGTCGATGAAACGGGCAGGCGGACTGGCAAGCATGATAAAGCAAATGAAACTGGATGCGTTGGTTTATAAATCAAAAGTATGA